A single genomic interval of Aegicerativicinus sediminis harbors:
- a CDS encoding ABC transporter permease, translating to MLIYLRLFKESFAFALNALRNNKLRTFLSLLGITVGIFSIIAVLAAVDSLKQNITDLLSGLDNRTIYVTSFSFRPTEVPRWQWQNFPQPKYDEFDNLSKNLPDVDAIAYAFSDTRETVKYQDKTLENIPIQAVTEGIYRVNDFIVERGRFFTEGEAVSGAPIIVLGYDSAENLFGSADPIGKQIRVYGRKLTVVGVLKKYGSSIFGNPDEKGLVPINFVRRFRSENSNFIRALIVIKPEKEADLEAFKELLRQKLRNMRGIKAGEIDTFFISELSGMTNAIDQIFGILNTVGWAISGFSLLVGGFGIANIMFVSVKERTNLIGIQKSLGAKNKFILFQFLFEAIILALVGGVVGLILVWIITLIASTFTGTFEFVLSFGNMILGFTLSTIIGLAAGILPALSASRLDPVDAIRTGM from the coding sequence ATGCTGATATATCTTCGATTATTTAAAGAAAGTTTTGCCTTTGCATTAAATGCCCTACGAAACAATAAACTACGAACCTTTTTAAGTTTATTGGGCATAACTGTTGGTATCTTTTCTATTATTGCAGTGCTTGCTGCAGTTGACTCTTTGAAGCAAAACATTACTGATTTACTTTCTGGCTTGGATAACCGGACTATTTATGTTACAAGCTTTTCATTTAGGCCAACAGAAGTTCCAAGGTGGCAGTGGCAGAATTTTCCTCAACCAAAGTATGATGAGTTCGACAATCTCTCCAAAAATTTACCTGATGTTGATGCAATAGCATATGCATTTTCAGATACTCGCGAAACAGTTAAATATCAAGATAAAACATTAGAGAATATACCTATTCAGGCAGTTACTGAAGGTATTTACAGAGTGAATGATTTTATTGTTGAACGTGGACGTTTTTTTACAGAGGGTGAAGCGGTCAGTGGAGCGCCAATAATTGTATTGGGTTATGACAGTGCTGAAAATTTATTCGGGAGTGCTGACCCCATAGGGAAACAAATACGTGTATATGGGCGAAAGTTAACGGTTGTAGGAGTACTTAAAAAGTATGGTTCCTCCATCTTTGGAAATCCCGACGAGAAGGGTTTAGTGCCTATAAACTTTGTAAGAAGATTTAGATCTGAAAATTCAAATTTCATTAGGGCATTAATTGTAATTAAACCGGAGAAGGAGGCAGATTTAGAAGCATTTAAAGAATTGCTGCGTCAGAAGTTAAGAAACATGCGGGGTATTAAGGCCGGTGAAATAGATACTTTTTTCATTTCTGAATTGTCAGGCATGACGAATGCCATAGATCAGATTTTTGGGATATTAAATACCGTGGGTTGGGCAATTTCGGGATTTTCTTTACTTGTAGGTGGATTTGGTATTGCCAATATTATGTTTGTGAGCGTTAAGGAGCGCACCAATCTTATAGGAATACAAAAGTCATTAGGAGCCAAAAACAAATTCATTCTATTTCAATTTTTGTTTGAGGCCATTATTTTGGCATTAGTAGGAGGGGTGGTAGGGTTAATCCTAGTTTGGATTATTACTTTAATTGCTTCAACGTTTACAGGTACTTTTGAATTTGTTCTGTCATTTGGTAATATGATTCTTGGTTTTACACTATCAACTATAATTGGTTTGGCTGCAGGAATTTTGCCTGCCTTGTCTGCATCTAGATTAGATCCAGTGGACGCTATTAGAACGGGGATGTAG